Proteins from a genomic interval of Symmachiella macrocystis:
- the eat gene encoding ethanolamine permease, whose amino-acid sequence MDTKKPGVVSYDQVGDEYLQNRKLRKSAGWILLWALGVGAVISGDYFGWNFGLKYGFWSLAIATVLMAAMYICMVFTIAELSAALPHAGGFFSFTRNAFGPTGGFICGLTDTIEYVITPAVIVVGIGGYVNKLVFGDSPPPVGVTFLWWFLFYAVFVAINIRGVELTLKIGLVITGIAAAVLVLFYVSAISTGAFSWDKLHNIPVAETAANSWLPPGVWGIFAALPAAMWFYLAIEQLPLAAEEAHDAVNDMPKALIWGMLTLLVLSLCTLVLNTGVGGGAAEMAVSDAPLADGFLAVFGTGTASWLLILISLTGLVASFHGIIYAYGRVLFALSRAGYFPRWMSLTSKNHTPYVAIILGAFIGFACAVMIDFMGDNSLVGKSLLSMAVFGAVISYAMVMLSFIKLRIARPNMPRPYRSPLGISGAVVGLVLSLIALLATFADEAARPGVWGVAIFVFVGIVYFFVYSRHHLVAQAPEEEDALIAQAEHELSH is encoded by the coding sequence ATGGACACCAAGAAACCGGGCGTTGTCAGTTACGATCAGGTCGGCGACGAGTATCTGCAAAACCGCAAGCTGCGCAAATCGGCGGGGTGGATTTTGTTGTGGGCTTTGGGTGTCGGGGCGGTGATTTCCGGGGATTACTTTGGTTGGAATTTCGGTCTCAAATACGGTTTCTGGTCGTTGGCGATTGCAACGGTGCTGATGGCGGCCATGTATATTTGCATGGTGTTTACCATCGCCGAACTCTCCGCGGCGCTGCCGCATGCGGGGGGATTTTTCTCCTTCACTCGCAATGCCTTTGGCCCCACAGGCGGATTCATTTGTGGGCTGACCGACACGATCGAATATGTGATCACACCAGCGGTGATCGTGGTGGGCATTGGCGGATACGTCAACAAACTCGTGTTCGGCGACAGCCCACCACCCGTAGGAGTTACCTTCTTATGGTGGTTTTTGTTCTACGCGGTTTTTGTGGCGATCAACATTCGCGGCGTGGAACTGACATTAAAAATCGGCTTAGTGATTACCGGCATTGCTGCGGCGGTTCTAGTTCTGTTTTATGTCAGTGCCATTTCGACCGGTGCCTTTAGTTGGGACAAACTGCACAACATCCCGGTGGCAGAGACCGCCGCAAACTCTTGGTTACCGCCGGGCGTGTGGGGAATCTTCGCGGCTTTGCCGGCGGCAATGTGGTTTTATTTGGCAATCGAACAACTTCCCCTCGCTGCGGAAGAAGCCCACGATGCCGTCAACGATATGCCCAAAGCACTGATCTGGGGCATGCTGACGTTGCTCGTTTTATCCCTGTGCACATTGGTGTTAAATACTGGTGTCGGCGGCGGAGCGGCGGAGATGGCTGTATCCGATGCTCCATTGGCCGATGGATTCCTAGCTGTGTTTGGCACTGGCACGGCATCGTGGCTGTTGATCCTGATTTCCCTCACCGGTCTGGTGGCCAGTTTTCACGGCATCATCTACGCTTACGGGCGCGTGTTGTTTGCCCTGTCCCGCGCCGGTTATTTCCCCCGCTGGATGTCGCTGACCAGCAAAAACCACACGCCTTATGTTGCCATCATTTTGGGGGCATTCATCGGCTTTGCCTGTGCGGTGATGATTGACTTTATGGGCGACAACAGCTTGGTCGGCAAGTCGCTGCTGAGCATGGCGGTCTTCGGAGCCGTGATTTCCTACGCGATGGTCATGCTCAGTTTTATTAAATTGCGGATCGCCCGGCCGAACATGCCGCGTCCCTATCGTAGCCCGCTGGGGATTTCCGGGGCAGTCGTGGGGTTGGTGCTATCACTGATCGCACTGCTAGCCACCTTCGCCGACGAAGCGGCCCGGCCCGGTGTATGGGGAGTGGCGATCTTCGTGTTCGTGGGGATTGTGTACTTCTTCGTTTACAGTCGGCATCACCTCGTCGCCCAAGCCCCGGAAGAAGAGGATGCTCTGATCGCCCAAGCGGAACACGAATTGTCGCATTAG